In Peromyscus leucopus breed LL Stock chromosome 9, UCI_PerLeu_2.1, whole genome shotgun sequence, the sequence AATGATAGGCGTGCCTCTTTTAACGCATATAAACTGTCAACTTCTAACGGCCGTCAATGTCAACGTGCACCTAGACTAGACAACGACAGTTCTAGGAAGAAACgggagaaagacagacaaggaGCAGCAAAAGCTTAAGCACAGGtaacagtgtgaccagccagctcTCAAGACTTACCGAGGTAGCGGTACCAACTCCAGGGACAGCGTTCCCAGAGAGGCAGAGTGGGGAGTGCTTTCTGGGAGCTGAAGAAGCCCCCAGGATTCTATCCACCAGCTAACAAGTGCTCACATGGGTTAGGCGCTCCCCACAGGTCCTTCCCCCCAACCTTGACAACCGTGCGTGGTAGCTACAGCCCATGAGCCTCTCATACCTAAGAAACCTGAGGTCCAAAGAGGCTGCAGAACCACAGCGTGTTTGCTAAGGAGCTGATGTGCtcatatattgtgtaccctaataacatttgcctgaagatcagagaacagaacaagccacaagattaaacaggcagtgggccgggcggtggtggcgcacacctttaatcccagcacttgggaggcagaggcaggtggatctctgtgagtttgaggccagcctgggctacagagtgagttccaggacagactccaaagctacacagagaaaccctgtctcgaaaaacaaaacaaaacaaaacaaaaaaataataaaaaaataaaaaataaataaacaggcagtggtggcacacacctttattgccagtacttgggagtcacatgtctttaatgccagcacttgagatctcacacctttaatcccagtatttgggaagcacaggaGACATTAATCCCaccactaggaaggaagtgatggctgggagcagaaaggtatataaggtgtgaggagacaggaactaaagcttttcagCTGGAGAGCTTCAGAGACATTCataggattcgtggagttggtgaggtgagacgtggctgtggcttgttcctttgtctctctgatcttttagcatttactccaatatctggccctgggcttttttattaaaagaccgaTTCAAGATTCGAGCAACAAGCTGATGCTGGTACGACTTCACAGCTGCTTCTCTAAGCCTTCATCCTACCCCAGGAGAAGGGcagctgtgttttctgatttcAATGACTGAcactttctctccagctcctctgagGTTCTGCCTTTCTCATCTTCACACTGTAAGGATCAGTGCTGCAAACTCCCGTGCTCTCCCGACCAGGAAGGTCAACTTGAGCTAGCCACAGTGGTTCACATGTGTAagctcagcactccagaggatgaggcaggaggattgctgtgagttctaagccagcctgagctatagagtacAATCTTGTCTCAAAGGGTCTGGCATGCAGCTTAGTTGCAGTATTTGCAGTCAGCCTTCACGAGGCCCCCAGTTCCACCATCCCCTATcacactgggattatagtcatACAAGGCACATAAACTACAACTAAGCTACACACCAGACCCAGCTGAACAAGACaagcagaggagagacagaagtCAAACCTCATAGATGTAGAGGCTACCAGCAGCTGGAGAGCTATGGAAGAGGCTGACCAGcaggtaaaaaaataataatcagatAGGAACACGTACGGTATTCTATGGTAGAATAAACACAATTACCAAAGGCGATGCCAAAGAAGCTAGAAGACAGGATTTTGAATACTCTATCACTCCTTTTCAGTTAATGTTTGAGATGACAGATATGCTATGGATTCCGATCGGATCACCTcacaatgtgtgtatgtatcaaaACACTGTATTCAAAAATATGGACAACTGCTGTTTGTCAAGTATAATTttcaaaaggaattaaagaaattaataacaaaaatcaTACACCCAACAAACAGGGCACAGGAACAGCACCTACCTGtttgaaatttcaaaatcaaatgcTTTTGTCAACTTACTTTCATATTTATCCTTTCCCATGTAGATAGTGTAGGTAGATGAGTTaactggaacaaaacaaaaccaaaaagacaacTAGTTAGCTTCACCAAAGGAACTGTTTCAGGGCAAACCCAAGTGTCAAAGCCTCTGATTAGGAGATAGGAACCACAGCCCTAGGCCACACCTGGCTTACCCACCTGCTCTTGCATCCTTTGAGTATAAGTTTTATACTTTAAAGTGACTGATAACAGCAGGAGAAGATGATTAAACCATAAAGAATGCATTATAGTCTTACTGAGCTCAAAATGATTAAACCATAAAGAATGCATTATAGTCTTACTGAGCTCAAAATATTCTCTTGCCCCCAAACAAGACGTTTGCCAGTCCTTACTGATGAATGGTTGCTTTCCTCCTTTTCAGGGAAagagcttttttattttacttcacttCAGGGGTAAAGTTTAATGGCAACTTACAGCTCAGTCCTACACCTTTGTCTCCTTCAATGAGGAGCCACAACCATGCCCCCGCAAACAAAAATCTCTactgcaaatatttaaaaacagattcctgcacttaggaggcagaggcaggtggatctctgagtttgagggcagcctgggctacagagtgaacttcaggacagcctgggctacacagagaaactttctctcaatgaacaaacaaaactgctAAACTTAGCTGGCTTTTATTTTGTGGAAGCCCATCTAGCTGGTATTACTTATCTTTCAGTCTGCGATGCTAGTGGAAGCCCTGTTCTCTGCAGGGGACGCACAGCCTCAAACCTCTTCAAACACTGGCTCAATCCATTCATTCTATTAACCCCCTCCAACTACTTCAGACAAACCGAATCCAAATCTTACGTCGAGGTAataaacattttgtgtgtgtgtgttagtaagcTTTCCTTAATCATGATTCTAAAGTCAAGATTAGGACATTGAAAAGACTCGGTGCTGGGTTGCCAAGCATGTCCTACCAAAACTTGTTTGATCCTAAGTGGATCTAAATTTGTGACTTGGTCTCTAGTCTACAAGCACAATGCCTGGTAGACAGGAACGGGGTTGGCTGGAGTCTGTGCCACTGAGCAGAACTGGGCTGTGATGGTGtagtatgcctataatcccagcatatgagagggaggagagtcaggagttcaagccatccttggctacataggccAGTTCAAAGGCAACCTGAtctgagagactctgactcaaaaaaacaaaaccaaacaaaagttaTGAGGCCATACATTTTAAATGATGGTCAGGAGGCCTGGGAgtttctgcccccacctcctgaatcatgggattacaggtgtgcactgcacACTCGGTTTACATGGtactagagatcaaacccaggacttcaagaatgctagacaaacactaactcaaacaactgtctgtaactccagtttcagggatccatcaccttcttctggcctgaataggcactaggcacacaagtAGTGTATAGATGTGCACATGGGTAAGACACCTACAAGCATAGACTAGAAAtagcatagtgagttctaggccagcaagaGCTATATAATCAGATCCTGTTTcgaaaatgaacaaattaaaaaaaagcaccaaggccgggcagtggtggcgcatgcctttgatcccagcactcgggaggcagaggcaggaggatctctgagttcgaggtcagcctggtctacagagtgagttccaggatagccaggactgtttcacagagaaaccctgtcttcaaaaacaaaaacaaaaaagaaaggaatgccaACATTAGggagccttgaggcaggagggtccctgtttgaagccagcctgaaccactcactcactcactgtctTGGAAAATTCAGAGCTATTTTTAACCGGGTGAGTTATTTAGTGATTGATTTGGAGCAATATGGGCAAAGAAGCGAGTTTGACACAGCATttcctgggaaccaaacaccACTCTCTGGCCTTCCAAAAACCAGCTCAGTAGTATTACCATATGTCACCTGGACATCCGCTCTGCCCAGTGACGACGGGTTGTACTGACATTCTAGTCCTACTGCTTTCCATGgcaccccagccctcccttctTAGAAGGGCAAGGTACTCTTCCTGTAGGAGACAGCTGCTGGCATCTGTCTCATTGGTGAACGTCGATCCACCAGGGTGCTGCCAGAATGCTAGGGCAAAGGCTTGAGACAGGGAGGGTGTGCAGGAACCCACACACTGCCCAAGCCCAGGAAGCCTTGGCGGGTCTGTCAGGCTGGGGATGAGAATGATTCCGGGGAGTAAGGAAAGAGGGGGGCGCATTCCCACGGCTCCCACCAGGCCCTGACCAGGGGACCACCAGGCAACCGAGGGGACAGCCGCGCGGGGACCCAGAAGGCAGTAGTAGAGGCGCCCGCGGGAGGATGCGCTTCAGGACCAGGTCCAAGCCCAGCGGCGGCTGGGGAATGCCGGCTTTGGAGGCAGCTGCGGGCAGCAGGACCCCGGGGGGTCCGGCGTCACTCACCACTGCAGCTGGTGAAGTAGAACACCATGATCCTGCTAGAAAAGTGGCAACTCGTGCTCAAATCGCGAAGCTCAAGATATCACAGGCGCAAGGGTGAGCCGGCTTCCAGGCTCTCCTCCGGACACTTCCGGCGGACGTGCGGTCGCGTCACAGTGCCGTCCTGTCGGCGCCATCTTTGGTCCTGGCGAAGGGAAGGGAGTTGGCGGGAGGGCGGGTGTCCCGGCGACTGAGGCGTGCGCCCTAGCGGCCGGTTGAAGGAAATTAGCGGGAAACTGCATCTTATTTGAAGCCGGAAAGGAAAACTTGCTTTTTATCTGTCTTTCCCCTCAACCCAGCATGGGCTCCATGGTTGCAGAAACTGCCTCTTTCATAGTTAAAAGTCCCAGTACCCATTACATCCGTAGGCACCCAGTAGGAACCAATTCAATTTTAAATGAACTCATTCCTTCACTACTTGACATaggtgaggtttttgttttgtttttggcttgaCCAAACTAGATCTGGCTAAGTTTCCATGGGGTTCTCCAATcgaattctagttaaacctgaaatggcttcagcaagaatacaagacaGAGGAACCTCTGCATTGTCTTGCCCCGTCacaattaaataattttctgtgCATCAGGGCAGACTATAGAAGGCACTCAAATGAGTTGTTATTGATATTCTCCAGAGGCAGTCTGCGCGTATTGGGGGTTGGACTCAGACTATTGTTCCTTTACATCTAATGTCTGCCCTTTGTTACCTGTAAGACCGAACAAGTCCCAAACCTCTGAACGTCATCACTTCTTGCTATAAATTTACAAAATGCTCCACAGCACCTAGGTGTGACGTGGTAATTTTTCTTAGTTGTGATGAACAAAAATTATGAGAGTCCATTTTGAACTGAATCAACAAGTCAGAGGAAACAAAAGTGGAATCACTCAGGCTAAATGCCACAGAACCTGAAGTATTAAGATCCCTAGAGAGCCTGGTCTTCCCTAAAAACAGGAAATTCCAGTCTAGTAGAATCTGCATGATAGAGAAGTCCCCTGGCTTTTAACTCTTTTCAAAAAAGTAACTAGCCATGGCCTGATATTAACCGGTTTCCCCTACTCTGGTTCTTTTACTTTACAAAAACCACTATTATTCTGGGTCCCCTTGGTGCTAGTCAGGGTTCCGGAGTATCCACAGGAGAAGACTGTTCAGACACCGGTTTAagccaacagaaagtctttattcgCTGGCAGGTGATCACACTAGGTGTTCAGGGTCCCAGAGTAGCCACAGGCCTTTCTCAGGGAGAACTTTTgagcacaaaaaccatgtcctgggttgacatacaagaacagttagccagaagcaagACTagagaagccaaaaggcaaggttaCTACACTTAGAGACTCTCCCGGAACTGTGGATTTCGGTGGATTTGGTCTTAGTTTTCATGTTGGCTTGTGGTACTGTCCACGTGCtcagttttacagcctgaatggcatTTCCATCATGGactcagttgtgctaaggtctggggctcTGTTATAGTTAGGATTCTAGACCTCGGGAGATGCGGCCCGATTTTAAGTTGTAGGTAAATCTGGGGTAGCAAGGCCTCAGTTTCAAAGACATCTCCCTCAACAAAACACACTATTCTACCATTACGCAATGGGAACTTTCATTCTGTCTTCTAACCTAGAAGTTGACCTGTTCACGAATCATGAAAAGAACTAAATTGCCAGTCATTTGTCACCCGTTCCAGCCAATTTTGTTCTATAAAGAACGACATCACTTAAACTCATTTAGAACTAAACCTGTGTTTGAGACTGCTAGAAGCTGATGACTCCTTAAAAAACCTGTGAGTGCTTTAAGAACATTTCCACTTGCTAAAGAACACACAATAAAGAAGagctgggtggggtggcacaGGCCTTCTGCATAAATAGCAATTGTCTTCAGGTCTTGGCTTTAATTTTCTGTAAAGTAGGAATGGTGGTACAAACTTCATAGATTGTGGTGAGgagtaagtgaaataaaatttataaagcaTCAAGCTGGAGATATTTTTTGGGCTCAGCTATTCAGAACACATACTACTACTCTTGAAGAGTACCTGAGTGCAATTCCCAATGCCCACATTGAATGGCCTACAACTGTCTAAAACTTGATCCAGGGAATCcaactcctctggcttctgctggtacctgcacttatatgcacatacccactcGCAGACatgagaataattaaaaataataaaatctttttaaaaacatgtcaaGTATCTAACACTTAAGAATTTAGTGATTGTTCATGCCATaatttgaagaataaaataatgaaatggaaacctaaaatactattaattttttaaaaagcaaaaccaatcATCAGACTTCAAATATGAAAAGTGAGAGCCTCCAGTATCTTGGAGATATATCACTTTATGTAAACTACTTAAACCAACCACCTCAGAATTTTACTTCCGACTCAGCTGAACCATAAACTACAATTCCCATAATGCACGTTCACCGGCCTGTAGTCTGGAGCGGGAGGTTgttgcaggatttttttttttttttttttttttgaggaggcgTGGCTTCCTTGACCCGGGTCGGCTTTGCCTCAGCAGGGCGGGAGAATCTTGGAGGCCACCACCCCGGAGGCGGGGCAAGGACTGGCGAGCAACCAATCACGGCTCAGGCCCTCGGAAGCGCTGAGCAGCGACGAATCGGAATGCAGCGGCGTTGGTCTCAAGTGGCGCGCGTGAATTTGAACGCCCTGGCAGAGCGCCGGGCTCCTGCGAGGAGAGTGGTGGGGTCGCCGAGGTGCGGAGAGCTCTCAGCGTGGGGTCCCCGGCCGGAGTGGACGCCGAGCCAGCGAGAGACCTGAGGAACGCGGGTAACGTCACGGGGCAGGGGACTTGGCTGTGGGCGGACGCCGCCTGCTCCTCAACGCGGGGCCGGTGCCCCCGGTGCCGGCTTCTCACGCCACCCGGGTGGGTCGTCCCTGAACCCCGCAGACTTTTCCATTTGCCTTAGAGGTCGCGCTTGTGGGATTCTGTGGGACTGACATGCCGGATCCGAAGGGAGGAAAGAACGTTCTAGGGTTTTCTCCCAGTGGGCAGAGGCTTGTCCGCTGCATCTCCTCAGCAGCTGCCGGACGCGGTCCGCGTCCTTGATAAATAAGGAAGCTCCTGCGAGGGAGCCCGGCGGCGACCTGTGGGGGGCGATTGTCCTCCCCCCCATTCCCTTGCTCAGAGTTCCAGGAAGGGTCCGCAGAGGCTCTGCGGTCACTGAACgtgcaggctggggagatggttcgcCCAGAATGTGTGTATGTCAAGTGGAGTGTGGAAGAGGCAGAGGGTGCGAGGAAAGCTGGGGACAAGAGCGTCCATCCGTGGGCATTCTGGAAGGAGGGCTCAAACTTGATGGGGTTGGTTTACTTCAAGGGAAGTGTGCCCCTAATGAGGGTCCACCTGGTCTTGTTAGTGGGCTCACCTTGCTGCTCTGATGCCGAGGTGCGTGCGGTATTTCCCCAGCctaccctccttcccttccttctgtcaCTGTTTTAAGTCTCAAAGTAATCGACTGCTTTACTTCTCTTTTTGCAACCCCTGTGaccgaggctggcctcaaactcgggatccttttgcctcagcctcctattAGCACCCTCACCCCTGACTAgtttgcataaataaataaataaataaataaataaataaataaataaataatctgttATTTGGAGACAGGCATGCTAGCTcagtctataatcccagccctggaaagCTCAAAAAGTTCTCTAAGTTCATctttggctacaaagtgagcttacatttgaggccagccttggctatgtgAGGCACTAtttctttcagtatttatttGCAATCATTTATTTGGAATCCCAACTCCCCAACCTTCCCCTCAGAcaaagtttccctgtgtagcccctactgtcctggaactcccactgtagaccaggctggccttgaactcagagatccacctgcctctgcctcccaagtgctgggattaaagacgtgttccaccactgcccggctggaatTAAGATTTTTGAAATACAATTTTGGCATAGTGCCTTTTCTATCTATTTGATGACTTTATTATTACCGACCTATTTATTGCTTTTAGGAATTCAGTTAAAATGATGGCAGCTTTTACTCCAAGGAAGAGGAAACGACATAATCTGAATGCTGATAATGGCGATAGGTAAATCTTAACCTATACATAtgaactcttttgtttgtttgtttgtttgattgtttttccctgagacagggtttccctgtgtagcccctGCTttttcctagaactccctctgtagaccaggctggcctcaaaatcacagagatcctcctgcctctgcctctcgagtgctgggattaaagaggtaggccaccaccaccaggctacaTATGAACTCATATGAACTGGAAAAATCCAGTCATGCCAGAGATACAAAAAGGCCTCAAAGAGACAGTTTATTACAGAaaatttaacatatttaaataCCATAGGGTATTTAAATAGCTAGTTGGGAGCAATACATGGAGAATAActtgtaagtttttaaaaaaatatttaattcatgGAGGTGCTTTGtctgtatttatgtctgtgtaccccaTGGATAGTTCCCATAGATGGACTGAAGCTACAGATGGTTTGTGAAGCACTATGTGTGGGGACTCAGACCTGGGTCCTccggcagagcagccagtgcccccagcagctgagccatccctctagccctttggccttttgttttttatttgagacagtcttaaccatgtagaccaggctagcctcagactcgttaagatctgcctgcctttgcctcctgagtgctgggattaaataaatgtaagtgcTGCTGTGCCCAGAGCCAGTGGAGGACAGAGAAATAGACTGTGaaatacaaatacatgtatgtatagcAAAGCTTCTTTGTAAACACCGTTTGCTTTTAGGAATgttatctttctgttttgtttttgttttctttgagaaagggtctttatatagtcttggctgttctgaaactccatatgtagatcaggctgcttttaaactcagagatctgcctgcctctatctttgagtgctgggatcaaaggtgtgtgccaccaagcctggcttctgaAAGTtatctttagaaatatatttaaatacttgattTAATAAAGACAGAATTTGAGGGTTCTGTTAAACTAATAGGTAATATGAATATGTCAAACAATGGAGAGGGATTTTCATGTGACTAGCCAGGAGAAGTTTATTAGTAGATCtaaataaattttgaagaaaaatgctGAACTTACagatgaacttttttttcttttcatagcctATTAACAGATATTTCATCAAACAAAGTAagcttttctgaattttctgaaAGTCTGTATCCATCacctaataaaaaacaaacttgtCAAAGCAGtgaccaaaaggaagaaaagtcatGCTCCTACCAAGGCCATTTCACTTCAAGTCCTCTCAAAACACCAGAAGACAATAGGTTGTCTTTTGCAAACTACAGTTCACTATTTAAATCTGCAGTGTCTACTGTATCtttctacaataaaaataagcaatacCTCAATCCACTTGAGAGGAAGTTGATAAGAGAATGTAGATCTATTTGTCTAGCAACTAAAGATGAAGATAAATCTTTTTCCAGTGTGACagaaaaaatgcagagaaaacccATCTGTACCAAGAAGAACAAAAAACCACAGAAGAGTTTAACTGCTAAATATCAACCAAATTATAAGCGCATCAAGTCTCTATCAAGAAACCCTAAAAACTCCAAGCCAAATCAAATGATCTATAAGCCAGTTGTGGATAAAGAGAATAGTTGTTATCCAGCAGAAAACCATCCAAATACTCCGCCTCGGGTTCTAAGccagaaaataaaaccacaagtTACACTCCAGGGTGGAGCAGCATTTTTTGTTAGAAAAAGAAACTCCATTAAAAGATCATCCTTGGAAGATAAGCCATTACCACACTTACAGAAAAATGGACCAGAGGTGACTGAAGATGCTGTCCCAGAGGCAAAGCAAGTGCCAAAGTCCTTGTTAGTGAAAGAGAAATTGAATATTGACCTACTGGATGCAAGAAGTAAAACTGAGAAACTAAGAAAGGTAAAGTTAAATGTATCATTTAAGAACAGCTGGCAATTTAATAAAACTTAGATATAAATTAGGTATATAATTATGTAGCTCACATGAGTAAAtgaaatttgattttctttaCAGTTTGGAGGACCACctgtataaaatgagaaaataaagactGGTAGAAAAATGACACCTCTAGGCTTTAGGTAGTATTTTCTGAAATGTAAGCAGGACTTTCTCTACCTTGCTTTTTGTTGTTCTCTGCTACTATTAAAAAGTAGGAATTATGGGCAAAACTCCCTCTAATGATTCCAGAATGTGGTTGCTATTATTGTGTGtatacctgcatgcacacacattggAAGTGAGAGGCCAATGACAAGTGTTTCTCAGGTGCCATCTACTtgggagatttatttatttatttatttatttatttatatttatttatttatttatttatttatttatttatttattgagactggATCTCTTCGTTGGCCCAGGATCCAATTATGTTGCCTGTCTGTGCTTCCCTGGCCTGGGGATTACAAGCACCACCAGATGCtggaatctaactcaggtcctcatactgcAAAGCAAGCAACCAACCtacctgtctctccagccttggttattgtttttttttttttttttcttcgagacagggtttctctgtgtagctttgcgcctttccaggaactcgctttggagaccagactgacctcgaactcacagagatccgcctgcctctgcctcccgagtgctgggattaaaggcgtgtgccaccaccgcccggcttggttattgttttttaaagtccGTAATGAGAATTATCCCTTTCTAGTTTGAGAaagtttatttttccattttcactaacttttaaaagttaatttcatTATTGTGAAAAGAATGGTCTATAATTTTCATTCTGCCATCTATATCGGGaagtatacttttttaaaaagatttattatttttaatatgtatgagtgttttgcttgtatgtaggtatgtgcatgtgtgtatagtgtcTTCAGGCCAAAGGAGGgaattgaattccctggaactggagctacagactagaaccaccatgtgagtgctgagaaggaagcctgggtcctcaggaagagcagccagagctcttaaccactgcaccatctctccagtccttcaagCGTGCATTTTTATAAACATGGCAGTCTATGTCTATGCTCTGATGGTTAAAAAAAAGGTGATCCATATTCAATGAATGCAAAGGAAATTCTCCTTAAAAATAGATTGAAAATTGATGACTCATGTTCTGAAGTATTATGCATGATCAGTCTGTTGAGATCCGTTCACTCAAGGGAAGACAACTAAGAATTAGGACTTCCTAACCTGTTCATTATTTTCAGAATTCCTCAGGTGCTGAATTTTCTTCAGAAGAATGTAAACTTGATGAACATAGTTTTCCTTCAGAGAATGCACTTGGTGAGAACAAGACAAGTAAGTAAGAAAATCTGCATTATTCAGCCTAGCAACTTGTAACAAGCTTTACTGTGCATAtcaatttgaaattttatatatactaaTTTTTTCTGGGCCTTTAAAAAATGACTGTGCCTGTATTAATTTCTATTTATCTCTAGGAACTATTACCTCTGGTAAAGCAGAGCAGTAAGTTTTGAAAAGCAGGAAAGGAGATTTTTAGGTTAAAAcatcagacaggaaaaaaaacaaatttatccTTAAGTAACTCTGGCTATTTCTAAGTTTCCCAAGCTCTCTATTTATTACTATTGTCCATGCAAGTATAGGTGCCCTTATggcatgatgcatgtgtgtgggtcaGAGGATAGCTTTCTGGAGTGGGTTCTCTGTTTCCACCTTGTTTAGTCAGGGgctcttgtttctgttttcatacCCGGCTAACTGGCCTGTAAGCTGCCTTGATGAttctcctctgactccatctccccgtaggagtactgggattacaggcaccaaactctgcatctgtttgctttttattcCGTGTGTTGAACTTGGGATCAGTCCTCCACCTCAGGCGACTTATCTACTGAGTTATCTTATCAGCCCTACCTAAGCTTCTAAGAAGTTAAATGTTTTcagatttatctttttatttattccctcatttaaataaacaaataagctcATGGATATGTGTCATTATGGATAAGTGAACGTTTATTTTACATTTCGGGTTTAAatccaatatatttttattactcaaaTTGTTCTGTTTTGACCATGAGGGTTGTTTTTCAGGTTAGTTCTCTTGGGCATGTCTCATCTTGTTTTTTTGAGTGCTGTCTTAGTTCCTGATTTCTACATGTTGCTATGGGCTCATTCTGTATTTTCCTTGCTCCAGCCCTAGAATCTACAATTTCTCCACAGAACTTTGACTCCTTTTATTGGAGGATGGTATGTAGAAATCAAGATATGGGCTCTGAGTGTGTTACTAGAGTGCTGTTGCTGAGAGGCCTTCTCtccagacaggactggagaacacacacatttgtttctgTGGGTCTTCATCTTCATGTTTTAGCATGAGTTCCTATTGATGTCTCTAATCCAGTGACACAGGTTTAGCCTATACTTTCATGATTTACATTTTGATTGGTGACCCATTTTGAATGAGTGCCCAATTGTTCTAGCACCATCTGTGAAAGACTACCTTTGACTCTGCCAAAAAATCATTGATTTATTTGTGTAGGGCAATTTCTGATCTGCTTTGTTCCATTGATCTGCCTGTCTACTTTTGGCAATTTATACTATCTTGATTATGGTTGACTCTTGAATGTAATGTTTTGTTCTTACTAACTTTCAAAGGCTTATGAGTGAGCTTAGATTTTCTTTGGTAATGCAACTATTGCTGGTTTTCCCCCTAACAGTTTCTCCCGAGTCTGTCGTCTTTCCCATCTTCAGTGTTTCTACAGTGAGTACAAAAAGGTAGGAATTATTTTTTGCTCTCTCatcctaattttattaattagataggcttccttttctcttataaagctacttcatttttttttctgtatcactAAGGAGAAATAAGGATATTGAAAtagaagattaattttttttcatagagaTGGAATAGATCTTCATGGACTTGAGTAATAACTGTCATTTATTATATAGTACCAGGCTTGTAGAATTAGTTTATTATTTCACTTACCGATCCTCAGGACAATCTAGAAGGTAAGTACTATTGGTATTGTTACGATTACATCTCAGCTGAGGAAT encodes:
- the Esco2 gene encoding N-acetyltransferase ESCO2, with protein sequence MMAAFTPRKRKRHNLNADNGDSLLTDISSNKVSFSEFSESLYPSPNKKQTCQSSDQKEEKSCSYQGHFTSSPLKTPEDNRLSFANYSSLFKSAVSTVSFYNKNKQYLNPLERKLIRECRSICLATKDEDKSFSSVTEKMQRKPICTKKNKKPQKSLTAKYQPNYKRIKSLSRNPKNSKPNQMIYKPVVDKENSCYPAENHPNTPPRVLSQKIKPQVTLQGGAAFFVRKRNSIKRSSLEDKPLPHLQKNGPEVTEDAVPEAKQVPKSLLVKEKLNIDLLDARSKTEKLRKNSSGAEFSSEECKLDEHSFPSENALGENKTISPESVVFPIFSVSTVSTKRSPPEEQSSLGSTACANFLQQTIVQKNLNSRDTNKGGKDQLIIDAGQKHFGTTMCKSCGMIYTASNPEDEMQHLQYHHRFLEGIKYVGWKRERVVAEFWDGKIVLVLPQDPSYAIKKVEDVQELVDLELGFHQVVPMCPNKTKTFLFIDEKRVVGCLIAEPIKQAFRVLSEPNATKECSRAWRCSDVPEPAVCGISRIWVYRLKRRKRIARRLVDTVRNCFMFGCFLSTNEIAFSDPTPDGKLFATKYCNTPNFLVYNFHS